The genomic segment GTGAGGTGTTTATGGCAATCGCGAGTATCATGGGCAGATTAAGACCTTCCATAAAGTTGACTGATTTCCTTAATTGAATACTGGCGTTTCATAGATGTCGGAGAGAGCATTCTACCTTGGAGATCGGAGAAGCATGCTATCGATGCATCTCGTCGTGCTTGGGTTGGTGTCCTTGTAATAGGGGACTTTACTTTAAGGATTACTGAGACTACTGGCGAGAGAACGAGCCTGTTGATATCAATTTTCTTGAAGCAAAGGCTTTGAAGTTGTCTCTGGAGTCGTTCAAAGAGTACATCCGTAATTCTAGTGTGGATGTTCATACTGATAGTTCATCGCTTATCGGAACGTGGGAAAAGGAAGGTGGAAAGGTTCGGGAGAATAACCAGATCGTTATAGAGGTGTTCCAGTGTAGTCAGCAGTCTAACTTCGCTATTAATTTGCAGTATGTCCCCTCCGCCAAGAACCCCGCAGACGCTCTCTCTTGGGCGCGATCGGACTTAGCCTGTACGTTGTCGGCCTCTGCCTGGGCTCTGGTCGACAGAATGTTTGGTCCGCATACTTTCGCCCTTATGGCTCTTGATGGTAACGCCCAAATAGGTCGAGGCGGCCTAGGTCAGCGACCTAGGTCAGCCGGTGTTAACGTCTTTGCGCAACAGGTGCCAAGGGAAGAGAGTTTGTATGTTTTTCCACCCTTCACACTCATCGGTCCTTTGTGGAGATTTCTTTTCAACCAGGGGTGTCGTTACGCTTTCATGATTGTAGCCCCGGATATTCTACCCCGTTATTTCTGGTTCGCGCTTCTGGAAGCCGCTTCAATCGATAAGAGTCCTAGTAGGACTGAAAGGCGACGCTTCAGTACTTTCCAGTCACGCTTGGGTCCTGATTGGCATCCGAAGTCGTTACAATGGGATCTTTGGGCTTTCCGTTGCATATGTTAGACTCTAGTCTTACGTTTTCTTGGACTTTGTTTTGTCTAGACTTCCAGACCGTGAAGCCAGCCAGGAGATGTCCTGCATGCTTATGCTGTGTTTTGCCAAGCTTGTGGTACAACGGTTTCCTTGGTTTTGTTACCGATGGCGCAGAGCAAGTTAGACGTTGCAGAGATTGATAAAAGTTTTAAGGAGTCAGCACGTGAAAGGAAGCCTTACCAAAGACAGAAGTCTGCTTTGGAGAGGAAGTTAGGTAGTTTTCTTTCTGCGTTGTCTCCTCCAAAAGCAATACCTTCCGCTACTTCGGAAAACCTTATCAAGTTTCTTATTAGCAGGGATAATGGAGCAAGGACGGTTGTACACAATGGCTCTTGCACTCGAGTTGATTGCGGTTGCCCTACTAGGTTAGCGTCAGGATCTGTTGATTTTCTCATTGGTAAGCTTAAAgcaatttataataatttatgaCGTACCAACAATGCTAACCCCTTGGCTCATCCTCGTCTCAAGGCCTATCTTAAATTTGTCCGTGAAGAACAGGCTGATAAAGCTATTGTTCCCAGGCAAGCGCTTCCCCTTTTCTTTGTTAATTTCAAGACCTTGGTTTTGCTTTTTAgggaaaaaatatagaaatttCAAGCTCCCTTTCCGTGgtcaataaatatattttggtAAGGGATACtaccttttttataatattttttttacggGGGATAGAGCGTCTGATTTGGGCCGCCTTCGTTACGATCAGGTCTTCCGACTCGATGGTGTTGGTTTTCGCATTTGATTATTACTTACGTAAACGGTTCGTTGCGGTGCTCCACGGGAGTTTGTATTGATACCATTCCACGTAAGGGAGGTCTGCCCAATGTTTTGGTTAGACTATTATATACGTGCTTGCAACTCCCTAGGCTTGGAGTTGTCTGGGGGCTATTTCTTTCGCTCTTCAACTCGTGGTTGCGAGGCAGTTTCTGGTAATCCTTTTTGGGGATCTGCAGTGAATAATCGCCTCCGAATGTATCTTTTTGAAGCCAAGATCAATGAAGGAGAAACTCCTCATAGTTTTCGGGTTGGCTTATCCAATTCCCTTAGTATTTTGGGTTGCTCACAGGAGCAGATAGCCAATTATTTGGGATGGTTAAGTGTGGCATGGCCCAGCATTATGCCCGGGCTTCACAATCTACGACTTCCCTGTCTTTACTGCGAACAGTTTTCCCTAAGATTGCTAGCCTCCCTCTCTATCCTTTGAGTAGTATTTCGAGCCTTGAAGGTGAGCGGTCTGGTATCGGGGGGTCGGGATCGTAGGATACCGGACCTcacgagagccaatcagagcgcgcgatttgatggataccCGACCCCGGAAAAAATTAGAATTGTATGGACGCGGGCATTTTTCGCTATGGAAAGGCAAATGATGCAAATGAGCCAAGCATTGCTGGGTTCGTgggcaaactgcgccagcagaACTGCGATTTGCTCGGTTGACGAGACAAAGCATGTTTATCTTGCAGCGTAATTAAAGAAAGCCTTTGGGAGAACtcctttttattatcattttgttttatcaTTTGCAATGCAAGATTGTCACAGAGTGATGGCTATCTTCTTGTTAGTAGACAGAATTTGTAAACgagattttgttttttgttttgagtaCTACAATGAATTCATAGCGGTAGGGTGTACGGCCCCAAAACTGAAGGATATTTTTCTCTCCTTTTCTCGATTACCCCCTGACGAGATCCGTTATTTAAGAAAATTTGCTCGAAGTTCCAGTCGAAAATTAGTTCGAACTTGTCTTGagggttttattttattatggaATTCTGTTAAACTTCGTAGCGTTGTCCCTTTAATAAAACTTCTTGACTTAAACTCGTCTTTTGTGTCTTTCCAATCTTTTTAACTCCTTTCCTGTAAATCCTTCTCCTTCATTAggaagaaaatatttgaaatttgtTCAGGTTTCCGTGGGAAGTGAAAATTCCAATTTGTCTTCAGGGAAATCATAGAAAACTAAATGGTTTTATTATAATACGGAATTTGAAACTTTgggaaaatttatttttatcatttctttttttattcttgcaATGCAAGATTGTCGCAGAACGATGGCTATCTTCTTGTTAGAAAACAGAATTTATAAATGAgatttttgttttggttttgagTATTATGACGAGTTCTTAGCGGTAGGGAGTACGGTCCCAAAACTGCAGGATATTCTTCTACACCACAAGGTGTAGTTAGGAAAGTTCTCAAGCGTTGAAAACTTCGAATGAATTattaaaaggtttttttacCCATTTAACATGTCTTAATGACATTATTCTCCCATAATGATGATAGAGGAACTTAGAGCAACATTCATCTCCTTTTCGGTAAGTGGAACGTTGTTTTTAGTAAAATTAGGCCAGTCATAgatcatttttatttcaatgaaTGCTTATTTGAACGGACGCTCAACTGAAACGCTGGTGAATCTTCTTGTATTTCGAATGATCCAAATatcccaatgaattattagaataTGCACTTATGGTATAAGGGGctgatttatttaaaaaaaaaaacaaggcagAACAGCATAAGAaacatatttttaaagaaaagtgAGCTTTGATAAGATGATTTTCAAGATGAGAAATAAGAAACCAAATCCTCGAGCATGCCCGACTTTTTTCTCCCTTTTgcgcaaatatttttttagttttttcctttaaaacttTCTCCTTCTTTGggaagaaaatatttataaaattCGCTCAAGTTTTCCGTGGCAAGTGAAAATTCGAATTTGTCACTCTTAAGATTGATTTCGTCTTTTCTAAAAAGCTTCTAGTGGgaggaataaaactatttaaCAAATTTGCTTTAATGGGAGATCACTTTGATTCAGCGGGAGTTATGGAAGATTTCGATTTACTTTTACTTGTATTCATGAAAGAAATTACTGTTTCTTTTATTACTGCAAGCTTATCGATTTCTTTAGTAAGTTTGAGTAGGAAATCAAATGTAAAAACGGACGAAATAGCATTTGACATCTCAGTAAACTTGAGAAAACATATAAcactattatttttattcagcTAAAATCACCAATGGCTACATCGAAGATTATAATGTCAATCATTCTGCTGCCATGGCGATACGTCAATGCAGAAGTTTGCGATGGCTTTTTCAAGATGACGAATTCCATGCTACAGGGTCACGTGATTGGGACAGTAACAACAACCGAGAAAGATTGTCCAGTGATTTGCAAACGCAACAGCGCTTGTTACTCGATCAACTACATCCGTAAAAAGTAAGTatcagacagacggacggacgggtAGAAAGACAGACGGGCGGGCTGACgaacaaacagacaaaaataTGATGACATTTTCGTGTCAGTTGATTTgaattgaaaacttttacaGGTCGCAATGTGAGTTGAATGGCGATACCCACTTTGCGTTCCCTGAAAATTTCATTTCTGGCAGAGCACCTGCCGCGTACTACGCTATTGTGAAACCAGTGACCAATTGCAGTAACATGTTCTGTAGCAGCGGTATGGCATGCAAGATGCAAGAAGGCGGAAAGACATACAAGTGTGAAGGTTAATACGACATGTTTCTAGGGAAACGCTGTCTTAATTTTATTCGTTACCCAAGATTCGAAACCACCCTGTTAGGAACAAATAGGAACCAAAATTGATCATAACAATGAGCACTTCAAAACATTgggaaaaatagaaaaagcgaGCATGCTTTCTAGTTAACTAACGTAACTTTACTTTaccatattttgaaaaaatactTCAGGGATACTAGACGTTTCCCAGGTTGAAAAGCTTTTTTCCTGTCGATCTTGAAAATACATAAGAATGTATTTTTTGTCTAATCAAACCTTATCGAGAGTTCAGAAAAacctttttctttaaaatctaGCTTTTCCATACTTTGCAAAAGAGGAGGGAATTTAATTTTTCTCTAGCTTTTCCTTGATTTCTATCGCCACAAAAAGGCACGGTTTTACTACATGTTGTCTCATCTCTACCAGAAATGTAGAAACCTAAAATCACTGGGAGTATTTCCATTTCGTTCGGTAacgaagaaaagaagaaaaaatgttACGGTCCACATTATTAATAATGGTAGATGATCTGCTCTGCTAGACGGTGATCTATTGAAGCAATCCTGCCCATGGACACGagccttttataccgcaggtCCTTCTTGAGACCAGTCTAGTTCCGATCAATTACATAAAAATCtctaattattttaaaagaaaaagaaaaacggaaaatatttcaaaattgtaaaagcagtccATCTACaggtttctttgaggatgtgactgataatttagagcggatggcctgttataCTCGTTTTCAGTAACGCATGTGCCTTTCGTTTGCGAGTCACAACTGTCTTTTGGTTGACATCAGTCATGAATTTTGAATTCTTCCAAATCTGCATCTGTCACAGCTTCAGATGGATCACAACCAGAACAACATCAAAGTGGATCGCCTCTGTCACCGAGAAAATACAGATAAACACAAAGCCAGCAGTTGAATAACGTTcgaattgtatttttttgcacAGATATTGTCCTGCAGAAATATCGTATGACTAAAACGCAACTATGCCTtgtgtcgactttttcttttcaagtcCATATAATTTCAATGCGTCCACCCCAATATTTATGACTGTGCACTTGTAATTACCAGATTGTGTGCCAAGCGCTCTGGGTATGGAATCGGGCGCTATAAGTGACTCTGCAATCACTGCATCGAGCTATTGGAATTCACTACCGCCTAAAAATGGCCGCCTTAATAACGCAACGGCCTGGGGGTCAGCATCTCAGAGCCCTGGAGAGTACTTCCAAGTCGACCTGGGGCGTGTCATAACTGTCACCAAAGTAGCCACTCAAGGAAACCGAAATTTTGCGGAGTGGATGACAAGCTACAAGATCGGCTACAGCTCCGATCTGTCTATCTGGAAAGTGTACCGTGAGGGAGGCCAAGAAAAGGTGTGAGTCATGGGCGGATCTTGCGTTTTCCTTACGGGGAGGGGGTGCATGAGCCAATCTTTTCCtgaaataaacaaagatttaGAGGTTGTTATCCTGGGATTTATGGAAGCTACACCAAGCTTTAACCAATTAGAATCAGCCTACCCTACTAGAAGAGCTTATTCCTGTTTGTCTCTATCAGTTCACTTCTCCGCGTCGCGTCTCTGTTCTTTCGCGTTTGTGTCCGCAGGcaaaagctctgctagcagggtaaatCGAGCCTAGTCTTGCGACTTAACCAACCAAGGGAAAAGTAGGATTTGCTTTGATTCATATATTTTGTTATCTATCTTAGGTGTTCCCCGGAAACACAGACAGGTACACTGTTGTCTACGGAGTGTTGGCACAGCCCGTGGTTACACGTGGTATCCGGATCATCGCGGTAACTTTCGAATGGCGGCCTGTTATCAGGTTGGAGATCTACGGATGCATGTGAACCCCCCTAAGTCCCCCCCACAACATGAAGGGATGCGCCACTATCTAACTAAATGCTCCCGAGAATGGGGAAGGGATGCGCCACTATCTAACTAAATGCTCCCGACAATGGGGAAGGGGAGCGCCACTATCTAACTAAATGCTCCCGACAATGGGGAAGGAATGCGCCACTATCTAACTAAATGCTCCCTACAATGGGGAAGGGGTGCGCCGCTATCTGACTAAATGCTCCCGACAAGGGGGAAGGGATGCGCCACTATCTAACTAAATGCTCCCGACAATGGGGAAGGGATGCGCCACTATCTAACTAAATGCTCCCGACAATGGGGAAGGGATGCGCCACTATCTAACTAAATGCTCCCGACAAGGGGGAAGGGATGCGCCACTATCTAACTAAATGCTCCCGACAAGGGGGAAGGGATGCGCCACTATCTAACTAAATGCTCCCGACAATGGGGAAGGGATGCGCCACTATCTAACTAAATGCTCCCGACAATGGGGAAGGGATGCGCCACTATCTAACTAAATGCTCCCGACAATGGGGAAGGGGAGCAGCTGCACTTTATGCGTGTGAATTTCAACTGTAAGTGATGTAGGTGAACCCCCTCTTCCCCATCCCCCATGGGTAAAGAATGCGCCATTATCTTAATGCTCTCGAAATACCCTTGTGAGGAAGGGGCAGCTGCACTTTATGCGTGTGAATTACAACTCTAATTGATGCATCTTAACCTCACGGTGATTCACACTACGACGTATATAGGGGGAGGTACACAACTACAACGGATTTCACCATTTTCATaataactataaaaaaatttaaaagtcGCTCTAATGGGCTAGATTTATTGTGTTGTTCATAACAAAATGTTAATCTGAATAAAATTATTGCACCAAAGCAGTGTTCTAGATGTTACTTATTACCTTTAGCCGCAAAAGTTGACCGACCTAAAACTATTGCTCTGTATAAACTATTCTGCTTGGCAGTCGACCTTTGTGACACTAAAAACGGCTTCTTAGCCAAGTATGTCTAAAGAGTCAACTGCTCAACAGATGCAAACTAGATGCGCAACTGATGCAAACTAGCTGCGCAACTGATGCAAACTAAATACGCAACTGATGCAAACTAGATGCGCAACTGATCCAAACTAGATGAGTAACAGTTGAAGGCTAAATTCTCGAGGGATACACTTGGGATGCCAGAGAAGGATCGATAGATTGTGTGGGCCAACAAATGCCTAAAGGTTTTTCTTTTcggcatttattttcttcgagCCAAAGTCCTTCTGATTTTGATTAAGCCAGAGCATGCCTCAAATTTCGCCAGAAATGCACAAAGATGTTCTGCTGACTCCAGGTCAGCCACAAAAATTTTAGTGTTGTCTATATATTGGCTTAGCATAAACTCATAGTTCTTGATCCTTATTCCTTTTATTTCTGCATTTTTCCGAATAACGTCACCTAATATTTCCGCTGCAAGAATTAAAACGTGCCGCTAACCGGACATTCCTGGCTGAGCATTCGGTGCAGTTCAAAGACAGGCGAATTAAGGGCGGATATACCGTTAGAAAAGTATAAAATT from the Nematostella vectensis chromosome 4, jaNemVect1.1, whole genome shotgun sequence genome contains:
- the LOC5512895 gene encoding retinoschisin, with translation MMIEELRATFISFSLKSPMATSKIIMSIILLPWRYVNAEVCDGFFKMTNSMLQGHVIGTVTTTEKDCPVICKRNSACYSINYIRKKSQCELNGDTHFAFPENFISGRAPAAYYAIVKPVTNCSNMFCSSGMACKMQEGGKTYKCEDCVPSALGMESGAISDSAITASSYWNSLPPKNGRLNNATAWGSASQSPGEYFQVDLGRVITVTKVATQGNRNFAEWMTSYKIGYSSDLSIWKVYREGGQEKVFPGNTDRYTVVYGVLAQPVVTRGIRIIAVTFEWRPVIRLEIYGCM